The following are from one region of the Myxococcales bacterium genome:
- a CDS encoding protein kinase, giving the protein MTSASENGPRADAVPPGPAVGDVVGAYRLMRLLGEGAAGRVFEVEHTTIGRRAAMKVLAPEHAHRPGAVRRLFREAQAVNKIRHPHIVDVTDLVESSAPGGVNAIVMELLEGVSLGQALLAGQRMSTARILGIMTQVADALAAAHGAFFVHRDLKPENIFLTRRGRQDDVVKVLDFGLAKSFASAAPDVKPGERSHHTMEGTFVGTPAYCSPEQASAKPVDHRTDIYALGVVLYELLAGRLPFEGRNFGEFLVKHLTLPVPPIEPARLSGPIDQALADVAYKCLAKSPADRFGSAAEVKELLVRLAQGEPVDVPGLPRPAPRPSRRGLVVGALLVTLCGGAGAWWLRAPRGPDPARKSVLFVFASEPAGAEVYRQGQPTLLGLTPFRQEFPQDGVTRLFEMKMPGRKPVIVALAAQTDVHVKRKLVPVVAPPPAKVAEEPSLSAAASREAKIDPPRLRRRPLKTKRSARRPRLTLDPFAP; this is encoded by the coding sequence ATGACCTCCGCATCCGAAAACGGTCCCCGCGCCGATGCCGTGCCTCCGGGCCCCGCCGTGGGTGACGTGGTGGGGGCCTATCGTCTGATGCGCCTCCTGGGCGAAGGCGCGGCAGGGCGCGTTTTCGAGGTGGAGCACACGACGATCGGCCGGCGCGCGGCCATGAAGGTGCTGGCGCCCGAACATGCGCACCGGCCCGGGGCCGTCCGCCGGCTCTTTCGGGAGGCACAAGCGGTCAACAAGATCCGTCACCCGCACATCGTGGATGTCACCGATCTGGTCGAATCGTCGGCGCCCGGAGGCGTCAACGCCATCGTCATGGAGCTGCTCGAGGGCGTCTCGCTCGGGCAGGCGCTGCTGGCAGGCCAACGCATGTCCACCGCGCGGATCCTCGGCATCATGACTCAGGTTGCGGACGCCCTGGCCGCTGCGCATGGCGCCTTTTTCGTCCACCGCGATCTCAAGCCCGAAAACATCTTCCTCACGCGGCGGGGGCGGCAAGACGACGTGGTGAAGGTGCTCGACTTTGGGCTGGCCAAGTCCTTTGCCAGCGCCGCACCCGACGTCAAACCGGGCGAGCGCTCGCACCACACGATGGAAGGCACCTTCGTGGGCACCCCCGCCTATTGCTCCCCCGAGCAGGCCTCCGCCAAGCCGGTGGATCACCGCACGGACATCTACGCCCTGGGGGTGGTGCTCTACGAGCTCTTGGCGGGCCGCTTGCCCTTCGAGGGGCGCAACTTTGGCGAGTTTCTCGTGAAGCACCTGACCCTGCCTGTGCCGCCCATCGAGCCTGCCCGACTGAGCGGACCCATCGACCAGGCGCTGGCCGACGTGGCCTACAAGTGCCTGGCCAAGTCACCGGCCGACCGATTCGGCTCGGCGGCGGAGGTCAAGGAGCTGCTGGTGCGGCTCGCGCAGGGTGAGCCTGTCGACGTACCGGGGCTGCCGCGCCCCGCGCCCCGGCCATCCCGACGAGGGCTGGTCGTGGGAGCGCTTCTGGTCACTCTTTGTGGCGGGGCGGGGGCGTGGTGGCTGCGTGCACCGCGGGGCCCGGACCCGGCCCGCAAGAGCGTGCTTTTCGTGTTCGCGTCGGAGCCCGCGGGCGCCGAGGTGTACCGGCAGGGTCAGCCCACCCTGCTCGGCCTGACTCCCTTCCGGCAGGAGTTCCCGCAAGACGGGGTGACCCGCCTCTTCGAGATGAAGATGCCCGGGCGCAAGCCCGTCATCGTGGCCCTGGCGGCGCAGACGGATGTGCACGTCAAGCGCAAGCTGGTTCCCGTCGTCGCGCCGCCGCCCGCCAAGGTCGCCGAAGAGCCATCTCTGTCCGCCGCTGCGAGCCGGGAGGCCAAGATAGACCCGCCGCGCCTGCGCCGGCGGCCGTTGAAGACCAAGAGGTCGGCCCGGCGCCCCCGATTGACCTTGGATCCCTTTGCCCCTTGA
- a CDS encoding tetratricopeptide repeat protein gives MGFRASLRPFVVVLVVALVPYALAPRPVLSAPSQAEAKARALFRQAEVHFSLGEFDEALAHYSEAYKLRPLPGFLFNIAQCHRLAGRFAEAAFSFRVYLQKAPEAANRAEVEALVAQLEGQKTAPAPAPSEAVPPPRESPPPRERAPEPSSAPVAPPPSEARAVALPEAVAPGAAAGAKVKPWVWAASGAGLGLLLTGLVTGQMADARSEAYRDPATSVARRRDLRDSGRTLAATSVVSLSLSAVALLAAGWGYFGGRHAAGPAPVEVDVGLGDAGALVGLRGAF, from the coding sequence GTGGGTTTTCGCGCCTCGCTTCGTCCCTTCGTGGTCGTCCTCGTGGTGGCCCTGGTGCCGTATGCCCTGGCGCCGCGCCCCGTGCTGTCCGCCCCCTCGCAGGCCGAGGCCAAGGCGCGGGCCCTGTTTCGCCAGGCGGAGGTCCATTTCAGCCTGGGTGAATTCGATGAGGCCCTCGCGCACTACTCCGAGGCGTACAAGCTCCGGCCCTTGCCTGGGTTTTTGTTCAACATCGCCCAGTGCCACCGGCTGGCGGGGCGTTTCGCCGAAGCTGCGTTTTCCTTTCGTGTGTACCTGCAAAAGGCGCCCGAGGCCGCCAACCGCGCCGAAGTGGAAGCGCTGGTGGCGCAGCTCGAGGGGCAGAAAACCGCGCCGGCTCCCGCTCCGTCCGAAGCCGTGCCGCCGCCGCGCGAATCCCCTCCCCCGAGGGAGCGCGCGCCCGAGCCCTCGAGCGCTCCCGTCGCGCCGCCCCCGTCCGAGGCCCGAGCGGTGGCGTTGCCCGAAGCGGTTGCGCCCGGAGCCGCAGCCGGCGCGAAGGTTAAACCCTGGGTGTGGGCGGCTTCGGGTGCGGGGCTCGGGCTGTTGCTCACGGGCCTGGTCACGGGGCAGATGGCCGACGCGCGCAGCGAAGCCTACCGAGATCCTGCCACCAGTGTGGCGCGGCGCCGCGATCTGCGCGACAGCGGCCGTACGCTTGCCGCCACCTCCGTGGTGTCGCTCTCTTTGAGCGCGGTGGCGCTGCTCGCCGCCGGGTGGGGCTACTTCGGGGGCCGGCACGCCGCGGGCCCCGCCCCCGTCGAGGTGGACGTGGGTCTGGGTGATGCGGGCGCCCTGGTAGGGCTGCGGGGGGCCTTCTGA
- a CDS encoding serine/threonine protein kinase: MDFEPLTRLCATCGFRLEASLLRCPLDGAPLGPPSADVQRLGAYRLIRRLGRGGMGVVYQAENERLGRVVAIKLLARQMQADHVVLERFFLEARAVNSICHPNVVQTYDLVSDGQDVYMVMEYLAGEDLATQLARRTGQPWAVARVVHVLEQICGALEATHRQGIIHRDLKPANIFLTTREGQADFVKVLDFGIVKLAGAGGRLTLEGLTMGTPAYMSPEQIYGEPLDGRSDLYGLGCIAFELLTGRPLFGAGAHADVMMAQLNEPPQSPRALNPAVPPALDALILRCLAKEADGRPASAFALAQALATAVGRPFDGSGSFEALMPVAPTHDLPPRAVSGLRPVVKSLEATQALRALRPRGLARWLALSVLGGALVGAALWATRPGAAPAQAEPARVLFQSQPPGAIVWRVDTHERWGPTPLERVLPQKAVFSVRFELPGHEPLERRVEALGVSTVAVSLAPLPAPPAPPPEVAPTGTTPVEVAPAGSAAAEAAPAEAQATPPGPGRRRPAPTSRRAVPPSGVGTLDPFAP; encoded by the coding sequence TTGGATTTCGAACCCCTGACCAGGCTGTGCGCGACCTGCGGGTTCCGGCTCGAGGCTTCGTTGCTCCGGTGCCCCCTCGACGGGGCGCCCCTTGGACCTCCGAGCGCGGACGTGCAGCGGCTCGGGGCGTACCGGCTGATCCGCCGCCTGGGCCGGGGCGGCATGGGGGTGGTGTATCAGGCCGAAAACGAGCGCCTCGGGCGGGTCGTGGCGATCAAGCTGCTTGCGCGCCAGATGCAAGCCGATCACGTGGTGCTGGAGCGATTTTTCCTCGAAGCCCGCGCGGTCAATTCCATTTGTCACCCGAACGTCGTGCAGACCTACGACCTGGTCTCTGACGGTCAGGATGTGTACATGGTCATGGAGTACCTCGCGGGGGAGGATCTGGCGACCCAGCTGGCCCGTCGGACCGGCCAGCCCTGGGCCGTCGCACGCGTGGTGCATGTGCTCGAACAGATCTGCGGCGCCCTCGAGGCCACGCACCGCCAGGGCATCATTCACCGCGATCTCAAGCCGGCGAACATCTTCCTCACCACCCGCGAAGGTCAGGCCGATTTCGTCAAGGTGCTCGACTTCGGGATCGTGAAGCTGGCGGGCGCCGGGGGGCGGCTCACCCTCGAAGGCCTCACCATGGGTACCCCGGCCTATATGTCACCCGAGCAGATCTACGGAGAGCCGCTCGACGGGCGGTCGGACCTTTATGGTCTCGGGTGCATCGCCTTCGAGCTTCTGACGGGTCGGCCCCTGTTCGGGGCAGGCGCTCACGCCGACGTCATGATGGCGCAGCTGAACGAGCCGCCGCAGAGCCCAAGGGCGCTGAACCCCGCCGTACCCCCCGCGCTCGACGCCTTGATTCTCCGCTGCCTCGCCAAGGAGGCCGATGGACGGCCCGCGTCCGCGTTCGCGCTGGCGCAGGCGCTGGCGACGGCGGTAGGCCGGCCCTTCGACGGCTCAGGATCCTTCGAGGCGCTCATGCCCGTGGCACCCACGCACGATTTGCCCCCCCGCGCTGTGTCGGGGCTCCGTCCGGTGGTCAAGAGCCTGGAGGCGACGCAGGCGCTGCGGGCGCTGCGGCCTCGAGGCCTTGCGCGCTGGCTCGCCTTGTCCGTGCTGGGGGGGGCCTTGGTGGGCGCCGCGCTGTGGGCCACGCGGCCGGGCGCCGCGCCGGCGCAGGCCGAGCCCGCGCGGGTGTTGTTTCAGAGCCAACCGCCCGGGGCCATCGTGTGGCGGGTGGACACCCACGAGCGCTGGGGCCCCACCCCGCTCGAGCGGGTGTTGCCGCAAAAAGCCGTGTTCTCCGTGCGCTTCGAACTCCCGGGACACGAGCCGCTTGAGCGGCGGGTGGAGGCGCTCGGGGTGTCCACCGTGGCGGTGTCTCTGGCGCCTTTGCCGGCGCCGCCGGCCCCGCCCCCAGAGGTTGCGCCCACGGGGACCACGCCCGTGGAGGTTGCGCCTGCGGGGAGCGCGGCGGCGGAGGCTGCGCCTGCGGAGGCCCAGGCGACCCCTCCTGGCCCTGGGCGGCGGCGTCCCGCCCCCACGTCCCGGAGGGCGGTGCCGCCCTCGGGCGTGGGCACCCTCGATCCCTTTGCTCCGTAG
- a CDS encoding right-handed parallel beta-helix repeat-containing protein: protein MAARGVCFGLWLVPLWLGACWSWSFPESLLGSDGGASDDGGASDGGFADAAGGAKADANPTGSGGAPGGGGAGPSGGGPGAGGLGGAMGGGGGPGVCRSGADCLSGLCALDGRCPDEAEVTYMEASCGAMPLGTRSAPDCAWDKALERGRRFLLLGPGTYGDITITGSHEIHGRPGAILQPTACRRFALRGADVKLVGFRILGSVVVEDGKAQLVANDIGPSDCEGVRATGDSALVMNRNFVRGHAGGGIWANNEGGYQLTNNIVAGNGSASSAFGGVRLKGVGTFFNNTVVGNQARGRMADLTGIRCETAATAVVNSIVWGNDGAPDRQLSAECAPSFSLVQGLLLSASNLDSDPQFVGGLPGEAASYQLQATSPALDRGTLGGAPADAFDGQARTGAPDLGAHERR, encoded by the coding sequence ATGGCGGCGCGGGGCGTCTGCTTCGGGCTTTGGCTGGTCCCTTTGTGGCTTGGGGCTTGTTGGTCGTGGAGCTTTCCCGAAAGCCTCCTGGGGTCCGACGGCGGTGCGTCTGACGACGGCGGAGCGTCTGATGGCGGCTTCGCCGATGCTGCCGGGGGCGCCAAGGCGGATGCGAACCCGACGGGTTCGGGCGGCGCGCCGGGCGGCGGCGGGGCGGGCCCTTCGGGCGGAGGCCCGGGCGCCGGGGGGCTCGGCGGGGCGATGGGTGGGGGAGGGGGCCCCGGCGTTTGCCGCAGCGGAGCCGATTGCCTCTCCGGGTTGTGCGCGCTCGACGGACGGTGCCCGGACGAAGCCGAGGTTACCTATATGGAGGCCTCGTGCGGGGCCATGCCCCTGGGCACACGAAGCGCGCCCGATTGCGCGTGGGACAAGGCCCTGGAACGCGGACGCAGGTTTTTGCTTTTGGGGCCTGGCACCTACGGCGACATCACGATCACCGGCAGCCACGAGATCCACGGACGGCCCGGCGCCATCCTCCAGCCCACGGCCTGTCGGCGCTTCGCTTTGCGCGGCGCCGACGTGAAGCTCGTGGGCTTTCGCATCCTGGGCAGCGTGGTGGTCGAAGACGGCAAGGCCCAGCTGGTGGCCAACGACATCGGGCCGAGCGACTGCGAAGGGGTGCGGGCCACCGGAGACAGCGCCCTGGTGATGAACCGCAACTTCGTGCGCGGGCATGCGGGTGGGGGAATTTGGGCCAACAACGAGGGTGGTTATCAGCTGACGAACAACATCGTGGCGGGCAACGGGAGCGCCTCGAGCGCCTTCGGGGGCGTTCGCCTCAAGGGCGTGGGAACCTTTTTCAACAACACCGTCGTGGGCAATCAAGCCCGGGGCCGCATGGCCGACCTGACGGGCATTCGTTGCGAAACCGCCGCGACGGCCGTCGTCAACAGCATCGTGTGGGGCAATGACGGCGCTCCGGATCGCCAACTGAGCGCCGAATGCGCACCCTCGTTCAGCCTCGTCCAGGGGTTGCTGCTCTCGGCCTCGAACCTGGACTCCGACCCCCAGTTCGTGGGAGGCCTGCCCGGCGAGGCGGCGTCCTACCAGCTCCAGGCCACCTCACCCGCCCTCGACCGGGGCACCCTGGGTGGCGCGCCCGCCGACGCCTTCGACGGGCAAGCCCGCACCGGGGCCCCCGACCTCGGCGCCCACGAGCGCCGCTAG